The Musa acuminata AAA Group cultivar baxijiao chromosome BXJ1-3, Cavendish_Baxijiao_AAA, whole genome shotgun sequence genome window below encodes:
- the LOC103979769 gene encoding putative pentatricopeptide repeat-containing protein At5g40405, with amino-acid sequence MRLQWPNPSSLKQATQLHARLIVAGALVHPPSTTLLLKCLTGFSDRSADLSYALNFFFQIPDPSAFQWNTIIRTCSRNHRPRESLHLYHQMRRKDVPPDAYTFQFLFKSCGLSAFVLEGQMVHGVSVKLFPERYGHIANSLVHMYIEFGWIDDAMRAFGPIVQKDVVSWTTIIGGLVKFGSVDEARKLFDKMPVRNVVSWTSMIAGYAKAGRAEEAVQLFKEMLSDDVTPDTVAMAAVLSACARLRDLKLGKWIHQLVIEKRIGISSNLAVALIDMYAKGGDIKSAYQIFDSMDHKIVPAWNAIIDGYCKMGDIDIGRSLFEQMDSPDIISFNAMLTGYIQSSRLKEALLLFAKLQMSGLRPDKFTLVGLLTACANLGVLSKGKVLHAYVEQGLVKRDVFLGTALLDMYAKCGKMDQAMLVFNRMEERDAQTWTVIISGLAMNGMGKHALEHFCLMKNKGLRPNAVAYVSVLTACSHSGLLEEGHMFFDEMSSLYSIKPEIEHYGCMVDLLGRRGRLQEAIELIETMPMEPNAVIWGSMLSACRLYKNTELAEKATKHLLELEPQEDAVYVQLYNIYIDNKRWADAYKIRRLMEERGVKKTAGYSSITVGGQVHKFIAGDQMHPDIMEIQSMIGEMAERLKLAGYSPITEQISVEMDEEEKEQALFTHSEKMAIAFGIMKLPSNLPIHVLKNLRVCEDCHSAIKLISKIWNRYIVVRDRSRFHHFRDAHCSCNDFW; translated from the coding sequence ATGCGACTGCAATGGCCAAATCCTTCATCTCTGAAGCAAGCAACCCAACTCCACGCGCGACTCATCGTCGCTGGAGCTCTCGTCCATCCCCCGTCCACAACCCTTCTGCTGAAATGCCTCACTGGCTTTTCCGATCGCTCTGCCGATCTCTCCTATGCCCTAAATTTCTTCTTTCAAATCCCGGACCCGTCCGCTTTTCAGTGGAACACCATCATCCGGACTTGTTCTAGGAACCATCGCCCCAGGGAATCCCTCCATTTGTACCACCAAATGCGTCGAAAGGATGTACCGCCCGACGCTTACACCTTTCAGTTCTTGTTCAAATCCTGTGGCCTCTCGGCTTTCGTTCTTGAGGGGCAGATGGTGCATGGTGTTTCCGTCAAACTCTTTCCCGAACGCTACGGCCACATCGCGAATTCTTTGGTCCATATGTATATTGAATTCGGGTGGATCGATGATGCGATGCGGGCATTTGGACCGATTGTCCAGAAGGATGTTGTCTCGTGGACAACGATCATCGGAGGTCTTGTGAAGTTTGGCTCGGTGGATGAAGCTCGGAAGTTGTTTGACAAAATGCCTGTGAGGAATGTGGTCTCGTGGACGAGTATGATAGCAGGCTATGCTAAAGCCGGAAGGGCTGAGGAAGCTGTTCAGCTTTTCAAGGAGATGCTATCCGATGATGTCACGCCGGACACTGTAGCCATGGCTGCTGTCCTATCAGCATGTGCGCGGTTGCGGGATCTGAAATTGGGCAAGTGGATTCATCAGCTTGTCATCGAGAAGAGAATTGGAATCAGTAGCAATCTCGCAGTCGCCCTAATTGATATGTATGCAAAGGGTGGAGATATCAAGTCTGCTTATCAGATTTTCGATTCGATGGATCACAAGATTGTACCAGCTTGGAATGCTATCATTGACGGGTACTGCAAGATGGGCGACATAGACATAGGTCGCTCGCTCTTTGAACAGATGGATTCCCCTGATATCATCTCATTCAACGCAATGTTGACCGGGTACATCCAGAGCAGTAGGCTTAAGGAAGCATTGCTCTTGTTTGCAAAACTGCAGATGTCTGGCTTGCGGCCAGATAAGTTCACATTGGTAGGCTTGCTCACAGCTTGTGCTAATTTAGGTGTGTTAAGCAAAGGCAAAGTCTTGCATGCTTATGTTGAGCAGGGACTGGTAAAGCGTGATGTTTTTCTTGGTACTGCATTACTGGACATGTATGCAAAATGTGGGAAGATGGATCAAGCAATGTTAGTTTTCAATAGGATGGAGGAAAGGGACGCACAGACTTGGACTGTGATTATTTCAGGCCTTGCAATGAATGGAATGGGAAAGCATGCACTTGAGCATTTCTGTTTGATGAAGAATAAGGGTTTAAGACCCAATGCAGTAGCTTATGTCAGTGTTCTGACTGCATGCAGTCATTCAGGTCTTTTAGAGGAGGGACACATGTTTTTTGATGAGATGAGTAGTCTATACAGCATCAAACCTGAGATTGAGCACTACGGATGCATGGTAGATTTGCTTGGTCGTCGTGGACGTTTGCAAGAGGCAATTGAACTTATTGAAACCATGCCGATGGAACCAAATGCAGTTATATGGGGGTCCATGTTAAGTGCCTGCAGGCTATACAAGAACACAGAGTTAGCAGAGAAAGCAACAAAGCATCTCCTTGAGTTAGAGCCACAAGAGGATGCTGTATATGTCCAGTTATACAACATATACATTGATAATAAAAGGTGGGCAGATGCTTACAAGATCCGGCGCTTGATGGAAGAGAGGGGCGTTAAAAAGACTGCAGGTTATAGCTCGATTACAGTAGGGGGACAGGTACACAAGTTCATTGCTGGTGACCAGATGCACCCAGATATTATGGAGATTCAATCTATGATAGGTGAGATGGCGGAGAGATTGAAATTGGCAGGTTATTCACCAATCACAGAACAGATATCCGTGGAAATGGACGAGGAGGAAAAGGAACAGGCATTGTTTACTCATAGTGAGAAGATGGCAATTGCTTTCGGAATCATGAAATTGCCATCCAATTTGCCAATTCATGTTCTGAAGAACTTAAGGGTATGTGAGGATTGTCATTCTGCAATCAAGCTAATATCCAAGATCTGGAATCGATACATTGTGGTCAGAGATAGGAGCCGTTTCCACCATTTTCGAGATGCCCATTGCTCTTGCAATGATTTCTGGTGA
- the LOC135634947 gene encoding BURP domain-containing protein 12-like, whose protein sequence is MAFPLPLPPRPLLILFLLVPSLLLPSRSSANETAVTPPSTALNPFTAKAAVIRYWNRKVTANRPQPAFLLSKLSPLSALDYATFSSLAAAGPSALSPRLPALCAAARLLCFPTRFESYASATTARDGPSDFATYQTSNFSNYATGAVGGTQSFENYSESLNVPVDTFRRYSRDSAGHNDSFASYAPGGNVVTAKFTSYASSATGGTGDFTSYGDDTNNPELKFTNYDAQANGRHQSFGSYSDDANSGDQSFAGYGKDGNGVVSAFASYANDSNVIGSGFAGYGEGANAARDSFTNYGFNGNVPENNFRSYGDRGNGGSERFSSYRDESNVGDDSFTSYAKGSNAGTAEFDNYGNSFNPGSDSFKGYGQGFGNHEITFKSYIGENNSFKGYAKSGIDFKAYRHPSSSPSSAHAADAAVKPVKKIAGHWLVEPGKFFREHELRSGNLMPMPDIRDKMPARSFLPRSIAGRIAFSAAEVQRFFGIPADTALGKAVADTVAECERAPSRGETKRCATSAEDVIDFAVAMLGSNVVARSTESTAGSKGTVLIGKVRGVNGGGVTRSVSCHQSLFPYLVYYCHSVPRVRVYVADILAVQTKERINRGVAICHLDTSDWSASHGAFLSLGSAPGRIEVCHWIFERDMTWTVAD, encoded by the coding sequence ATGGCCTTTCCACTTCCGCTGCCGCCTCGTCCTCTGCTCATTCTTTTCCTGCTCGTACCGTCGCTTCTTCTACCCTCTCGTTCCTCCGCCAATGAAACCGCCGTAACTCCTCCCTCCACCGCCCTTAATCCATTTACCGCCAAGGCCGCCGTGATACGGTACTGGAACCGCAAGGTCACCGCCAACCGCCCGCAACCGGCCTTCCTCCTGTCCAAGCTTTCCCCGCTCTCCGCCCTCGACTACGCCACCTTCTCCTCTCTTGCTGCCGCTGGGCCGTCCGCTCTTTCCCCGCGCCTCCCCGCCCTCTGCGCTGCCGCCCGCCTCCTCTGCTTCCCCACCCGCTTCGAGTCCTACGCCTCCGCCACCACTGCACGTGATGGCCCCTCCGACTTCGCGACCTACCAGACCTCCAACTTCTCTAACTACGCCACCGGCGCGGTCGGTGGGACCCAATCGTTCGAGAACTACTCCGAGTCCCTCAACGTGCCGGTCGACACCTTCCGCCGCTACAGCCGCGACTCCGCCGGCCATAACGACTCCTTCGCGTCCTACGCCCCTGGAGGCAACGTCGTCACCGCCAAATTCACCAGCTACGCTTCCTCCGCCACCGGCGGCACCGGGGATTTTACTTCTTACGGTGATGATACCAACAATCCTGAACTCAAGTTCACCAACTACGACGCCCAAGCCAACGGTCGCCACCAGTCCTTCGGAAGCTACTCCGACGACGCCAATTCCGGCGACCAGTCCTTTGCCGGGTATGGCAAGGACGGCAACGGTGTCGTCTCCGCATTCGCCAGCTACGCCAATGACTCCAACGTCATCGGTTCCGGTTTCGCCGGCTACGGCGAGGGCGCCAATGCGGCGAGAGATAGTTTCACCAACTACGGTTTCAACGGCAACGTGCCGGAGAACAACTTCCGGTCCTACGGAGATCGCGGTAACGGCGGATCGGAGAGGTTCTCGAGTTATCGTGACGAGTCGAACGTCGGAGACGACAGCTTCACCTCCTACGCCAAAGGCAGCAACGCTGGCACAGCCGAATTCGACAACTATGGGAACTCCTTCAACCCCGGCAGCGATTCCTTCAAAGGCTACGGTCAAGGGTTCGGCAATCATGAAATCACGTTCAAGAGCTACATCGGCGAGAACAATTCCTTCAAGGGCTATGCCAAGTCCGGCATCGACTTCAAGGCCTATCGCCACCCATCATCCTCGCCCTCCTCCGCCCACGCCGCCGATGCCGCAGTGAAGCCCGTCAAGAAGATAGCAGGGCACTGGCTGGTGGAGCCGGGTAAGTTTTTCCGCGAGCACGAGCTCCGGAGCGGCAACTTGATGCCGATGCCGGACATCCGCGACAAGATGCCGGCGCGGTCGTTCTTGCCGCGGTCGATCGCCGGGAGAATCGCCTTCTCAGCAGCCGAGGTGCAGCGGTTCTTCGGGATTCCGGCCGACACGGCGCTGGGGAAAGCGGTGGCCGACACGGTGGCGGAGTGCGAGAGGGCGCCGAGCCGGGGTGAGACGAAGCGGTGCGCGACGTCGGCGGAGGACGTGATTGACTTCGCGGTGGCGATGCTGGGGAGCAACGTGGTTGCGCGGAGCACGGAGAGCACGGCCGGGTCCAAGGGTACCGTCCTGATAGGGAAGGTGCGGGGGGTGAACGGCGGCGGCGTCACCCGGTCGGTGTCGTGCCACCAAAGCCTCTTCCCGTATCTGGTGTACTACTGCCACTCGGTGCCACGGGTACGGGTGTACGTGGCGGACATCCTAGCCGTCCAAACCAAGGAGAGGATCAATCGCGGTGTTGCCATCTGTCACCTTGACACGTCGGACTGGAGTGCGAGCCACGGGGCCTTCCTGTCGCTGGGGTCCGCCCCCGGGAGGATCGAGGTCTGCCATTGGATCTTCGAGAGAGACATGACGTGGACGGTGGCCGATTGA